The proteins below are encoded in one region of Aquisphaera giovannonii:
- a CDS encoding leucine-rich repeat domain-containing protein, with protein MSIRWLALAATVWFYPGPGKNTPDLEEEKAIAALLKLGPGAVRRDPTRGGHAVEVDLREVGVKDADLQWIRPLKFLRKLELRMNEITDAGLPALEGLSRLEELDLGCTEVVGPGLKHLRGLGRLRFLGLKVTAIKEGGLAHVRRLEQLRKLTLGENELTDKDFQALAGMPLEELSLSDNTLTDASLDTIVSMPNLRALELVDCRGMTGKGFDKLKSMKGLVRLQLYGSAIGFPEMRAIVGIASLEEIDLSCTEVGDEAVALLKRLPGLKSLDLSGDGISDEGLTHLAALGGLTRLNLEGTYVTDAGMERLSGLKGLVDLDLSDNRIGDASLVHLKGLSNLRSLNLSSTRITNAGLGQLRTLTGLRKLRIDQTLVTQEGVRDLRKWLPGLLISEHGEPLPGDEDWVGPPGP; from the coding sequence GTGTCGATTCGGTGGCTTGCCCTCGCCGCGACGGTCTGGTTCTATCCCGGTCCCGGGAAGAACACGCCTGATCTCGAGGAGGAGAAGGCGATCGCCGCGCTCCTCAAGCTCGGCCCCGGGGCGGTTCGCCGCGATCCCACACGCGGGGGCCACGCAGTCGAGGTCGATCTCCGGGAGGTGGGGGTTAAAGATGCTGATCTTCAGTGGATTCGTCCGTTGAAGTTCCTCCGCAAGCTCGAACTTCGCATGAATGAGATTACCGACGCCGGCCTGCCGGCGCTGGAGGGGCTGAGCCGCCTGGAGGAGTTGGACCTCGGTTGCACCGAGGTCGTGGGGCCGGGCCTGAAGCACCTCAGGGGGCTGGGACGACTCCGATTCCTGGGGCTAAAAGTCACCGCGATCAAGGAGGGCGGCCTCGCCCATGTCCGACGACTCGAGCAGCTCAGAAAGCTGACTCTCGGCGAAAATGAGCTGACTGATAAGGACTTTCAAGCCCTGGCGGGGATGCCATTGGAAGAGCTCAGTCTGTCCGACAACACGCTCACCGACGCAAGCCTTGACACGATCGTCAGCATGCCCAACCTCCGTGCCCTGGAACTCGTCGATTGCCGGGGAATGACGGGGAAGGGCTTCGACAAACTGAAGAGCATGAAGGGCCTGGTCCGACTCCAGCTCTACGGTTCCGCGATCGGATTCCCCGAAATGCGCGCCATCGTCGGGATTGCCTCTCTGGAGGAAATTGACCTCAGTTGCACCGAGGTCGGCGACGAGGCCGTCGCGCTGCTGAAGAGGTTGCCGGGGCTCAAGTCTCTGGACCTCTCGGGTGACGGCATCTCCGATGAGGGACTCACCCATCTCGCCGCCCTGGGTGGACTCACACGACTCAACCTCGAAGGCACCTACGTGACCGATGCCGGGATGGAGCGACTGAGCGGGCTGAAAGGCCTCGTTGACCTCGACCTTTCCGACAACAGGATCGGCGATGCGAGCCTTGTCCATCTCAAGGGATTGAGCAACCTGCGAAGCCTGAACCTGTCCTCCACGAGGATCACGAACGCCGGTCTTGGCCAACTCCGTACGCTGACGGGGCTCCGCAAGCTCCGTATCGATCAAACCTTGGTCACGCAAGAAGGAGTCCGGGACCTCCGCAAATGGCTTCCGGGGCTCCTCATCTCTGAACATGGGGAGCCTCTCCCCGGTGACGAGGATTGGGTTGGCCCACCCGGCCCGTGA
- a CDS encoding aldo/keto reductase → MSDRGQTPCGGPSRRHFLRAAAGGAAAAAAMPGLAPAQEAVAPGRAVPTATLGRTGEKVTILGMGTSWAIAPSFVQAAIVSGVRYIDTSETYENTRAEKTLGDVLDRTGFRKDLYLVTKIAAYRKTMGTGTAKLFEDHLNASLSRLKTDHVDCYYLHGLAGNQIELLRDPGVKAAFEALRKQGKTRFFGLSCHDARLPEILEAAAECGWIDQVMFKYNFRDIGGKDRHDDLQRAIDKATKANLGLVAMKTQDGAGNFPDKMADLQAKGFKKEVAAVKTVWLDGRIQVAVSEMTTRSDLRENVAASRDKALTARDRTLLEEHRQRTAHLYCHGCGHLCETAAKGVPVATVLRYLRYYEVYGKRQEARALYQALPPEARALAASDLAAAADACPHGLPVVELVHRADRQMGLREEHRHARA, encoded by the coding sequence ATGAGCGACCGCGGACAGACCCCCTGCGGCGGACCGAGCCGCCGGCATTTCCTCAGGGCGGCGGCGGGGGGCGCCGCGGCGGCCGCCGCGATGCCGGGGCTCGCCCCCGCGCAGGAGGCGGTCGCGCCCGGGAGGGCGGTCCCCACGGCCACCCTCGGCCGGACCGGGGAGAAGGTGACGATCCTCGGCATGGGGACGAGCTGGGCGATCGCGCCCAGCTTCGTCCAGGCCGCGATCGTCTCCGGGGTGCGCTACATCGACACCTCGGAGACCTACGAGAACACGCGCGCCGAGAAGACCCTCGGGGACGTCCTCGACCGCACCGGGTTCCGCAAGGACCTCTACCTCGTCACCAAGATCGCCGCGTATCGCAAGACCATGGGGACCGGGACGGCGAAGCTCTTCGAGGACCACCTCAACGCCAGCCTGTCCCGGCTCAAGACCGACCACGTCGATTGCTACTACCTCCACGGCCTCGCGGGCAACCAGATCGAGCTGCTCCGGGACCCCGGCGTGAAGGCCGCGTTCGAGGCCCTCCGCAAGCAGGGCAAGACCCGCTTCTTCGGCCTGAGCTGCCACGACGCCCGCCTGCCGGAGATCCTCGAGGCCGCGGCCGAGTGCGGCTGGATCGACCAGGTCATGTTCAAGTACAACTTCCGCGACATCGGCGGCAAGGACCGGCACGACGACCTCCAGCGAGCCATCGACAAGGCGACGAAGGCGAACCTCGGCCTCGTCGCCATGAAGACCCAGGACGGCGCGGGGAACTTCCCGGACAAGATGGCCGACCTCCAGGCCAAGGGCTTCAAGAAGGAAGTCGCCGCCGTGAAGACCGTCTGGCTGGACGGCCGCATCCAGGTCGCGGTCAGCGAGATGACCACCCGGAGCGACCTCCGCGAGAACGTCGCCGCGAGCCGGGACAAGGCGCTGACCGCACGCGACCGGACGCTCCTTGAGGAGCACCGCCAGCGGACGGCCCACCTCTACTGCCACGGCTGCGGCCACCTCTGCGAGACCGCGGCCAAGGGCGTGCCCGTGGCCACCGTGCTCCGCTACCTCCGCTACTACGAGGTCTACGGCAAGCGGCAGGAGGCCCGCGCCCTCTACCAGGCCCTGCCACCCGAGGCCCGCGCCCTGGCCGCCTCCGACCTGGCCGCCGCGGCGGACGCCTGCCCGCACGGGCTCCCGGTCGTCGAGCTCGTGCACCGGGCGGATCGGCAGATGGGCCTGCGCGAAGAGCATCGTCACGCCCGCGCCTGA
- a CDS encoding sigma-70 family RNA polymerase sigma factor, translating to MTRDVQTLFRTGISAGLDDGTLLGRFVESRDESAFEQLVRRHGPMVLAVCRRILANEHDAEEAFQAAFLVLALRGASVIPRGSVGHWLHGVATRTALKLRVASARRRARERSAAVAIDAAVAPWDDRRELAGLLDEELARLPARYRAAVVLCDLEGQSRSQAASRLGWAEGTVASRLARGRKLLAGRLTRRGVAISAGGLAAWLAGEVGASTLIPMPRLAALRPPTASYALAAGVGGMAGRGLVLVAVLAAGLGVLGTASASRGTPPVRPAAARDAAGPPPANAGMPLPADMSKGLSEEVIAQLPAIEEPEERVWILLKLAILQEKAARLDDARATLLRAVAAADEAEIDHRRIDVAAACARLGLHRRAVSIVARIRSRDNRHQAAGAIAEALAGDGGIAIADRIAGGLDEPWKSQALRIAAEKQADRTDIRGALAAARAIPEAYSRAVALTRIAAAELHRNGVDAAEILKEARKVAAAIPVDGSGDGGPSVRAELAGVLASSGSVADAKELASGIARAPWGDIARKNIAAAQAGRDETDEALETAGRIGDASWKGEALLSVVAAVARKGELARARSIADTIPDELCRLRALVDVARAHAQARRTREADDLFQLVRRQITVVRGDRRSVGTATAATASLASALAESGESDVALRWIRDEKAPLVRAWGLFGVWEGLMGRTPEVPRSAPLPGDLGPGEDLAVAVAGALAPNPTTPAARKPSPSFRGKLILFGTIRDGRTSGSTIEQMDPGGTGFETVLRPGDESTINSGRESPDGTRLAYNVARGRGDASREEIWLLTAAGDRRMLAAGGQVAAWSPDGTQLAVIRAKGRESRNVILDVASGRETPLPLPASDVVWDWSPAGTSLAVMGANPGRSFEHPTKGTYPLRQIDLFRPDGTGRIPLTSGPPLDSIAARFSPDGGRIAYEERRHVDGRVRHFAVVRDLAEGPPRDLFEFNQVYPGYADLRAHGQPCWSPDGGSAVWIVPRKRTPSSPRHPELVFARVATGKVDRLDLYDRGLDWVQAIDWR from the coding sequence ATGACTCGCGACGTCCAGACGCTTTTCCGGACCGGGATCTCGGCGGGGCTGGACGACGGCACGCTCCTGGGCCGGTTCGTCGAGTCCCGGGACGAATCCGCGTTCGAGCAGCTGGTCCGGCGTCACGGGCCGATGGTCCTGGCCGTCTGCCGCCGGATCCTGGCGAACGAGCATGACGCGGAGGAGGCGTTCCAGGCTGCGTTCCTCGTCCTGGCCCTGCGAGGGGCGTCGGTCATTCCCCGGGGCTCGGTCGGCCACTGGCTCCACGGGGTGGCGACGCGCACGGCCCTCAAGCTCCGGGTCGCCTCCGCTCGGCGACGCGCCCGCGAGCGATCGGCCGCGGTGGCCATCGACGCGGCCGTCGCGCCGTGGGACGATCGCCGCGAACTCGCGGGCCTCCTCGATGAAGAGCTCGCCCGCCTCCCGGCCCGCTACCGCGCGGCGGTGGTCCTGTGCGACCTGGAGGGGCAGTCCCGCTCCCAGGCCGCGAGCCGCCTCGGCTGGGCCGAGGGCACGGTCGCCAGCCGGCTGGCCAGGGGCCGCAAGTTGCTGGCCGGCCGCCTGACGCGGCGGGGCGTGGCCATCTCCGCCGGCGGGCTGGCCGCGTGGCTGGCGGGAGAGGTCGGCGCGAGCACGCTCATCCCGATGCCCCGGCTCGCCGCGCTCCGCCCGCCGACCGCCTCGTACGCCCTCGCGGCGGGCGTCGGCGGGATGGCGGGGCGCGGGCTCGTCCTGGTCGCCGTCCTCGCGGCCGGGCTCGGCGTGCTGGGGACCGCGTCGGCATCCCGGGGCACTCCGCCGGTCCGGCCGGCCGCGGCCCGCGACGCGGCCGGGCCGCCTCCCGCGAACGCGGGGATGCCGCTCCCCGCCGACATGTCGAAGGGCCTGTCCGAGGAGGTGATTGCGCAGCTCCCGGCGATCGAGGAGCCGGAGGAGCGGGTCTGGATCCTCCTCAAGCTGGCGATCTTGCAGGAGAAGGCAGCCCGGCTCGACGACGCCAGGGCGACGCTCCTCCGCGCCGTCGCCGCCGCCGACGAGGCGGAGATCGACCATCGGCGGATCGACGTCGCGGCCGCCTGCGCGCGGCTCGGCCTGCACCGGCGGGCGGTCTCGATCGTGGCGCGGATCCGGAGCCGGGACAACCGCCACCAGGCCGCCGGCGCGATCGCCGAGGCCCTGGCCGGCGATGGAGGGATCGCGATCGCGGACCGGATCGCCGGCGGGCTCGACGAGCCGTGGAAATCCCAGGCGCTCCGGATCGCGGCGGAGAAGCAAGCCGACCGCACCGACATCCGGGGGGCCCTCGCCGCGGCCCGGGCCATCCCGGAGGCTTACTCGCGCGCGGTGGCCCTGACCCGGATCGCGGCGGCGGAGCTGCACAGGAATGGCGTCGACGCGGCCGAGATCCTGAAGGAGGCCCGCAAGGTCGCCGCGGCGATCCCGGTCGATGGATCGGGCGACGGCGGGCCTTCGGTCCGGGCCGAGCTCGCCGGCGTCCTCGCATCCTCGGGCTCGGTCGCGGACGCGAAGGAGCTCGCGTCCGGCATCGCGAGGGCGCCCTGGGGCGACATCGCCCGGAAGAACATCGCCGCCGCCCAGGCCGGCCGGGACGAGACGGACGAGGCGCTGGAGACGGCCGGCCGGATCGGCGACGCGTCCTGGAAGGGGGAGGCCCTGCTGTCCGTCGTCGCGGCCGTCGCCCGCAAGGGCGAGCTCGCCCGGGCGAGGAGCATCGCCGACACGATCCCGGACGAGCTCTGTCGGTTGCGGGCCCTCGTGGACGTGGCCCGGGCCCACGCCCAGGCGCGGCGTACCCGGGAGGCCGATGACCTCTTCCAGCTCGTCCGGCGTCAGATCACGGTCGTCCGGGGCGACCGTCGGTCGGTGGGGACCGCGACGGCCGCGACCGCCAGCCTCGCCTCCGCGCTCGCGGAGTCCGGCGAGTCCGACGTGGCGCTCCGATGGATCCGCGATGAGAAAGCCCCGCTCGTCCGGGCGTGGGGCCTGTTCGGCGTCTGGGAGGGCCTCATGGGCCGCACGCCGGAGGTGCCGCGGTCGGCGCCGCTCCCGGGCGACCTCGGGCCCGGGGAGGACCTCGCCGTCGCCGTCGCGGGGGCGCTCGCCCCGAACCCGACGACGCCGGCGGCTCGGAAGCCGTCGCCCTCGTTCAGGGGGAAGCTCATCCTCTTCGGCACGATCCGCGACGGCCGGACGAGCGGCTCGACCATCGAGCAGATGGACCCGGGCGGGACGGGCTTCGAAACGGTCCTGAGGCCGGGCGACGAGTCCACTATCAATTCCGGCCGCGAGTCCCCCGACGGCACGCGGCTGGCCTACAACGTGGCCCGGGGCCGGGGCGACGCGTCTCGCGAGGAAATATGGCTGCTCACCGCGGCCGGAGACCGCCGGATGCTCGCGGCCGGCGGCCAGGTCGCGGCCTGGTCCCCGGACGGGACGCAGCTCGCCGTGATCCGCGCAAAGGGCCGCGAGTCTCGGAATGTCATCCTCGACGTCGCGAGCGGCCGGGAGACGCCCTTGCCCCTCCCGGCGTCCGACGTGGTCTGGGATTGGTCCCCCGCGGGCACGTCCCTGGCCGTCATGGGGGCCAACCCGGGCCGGAGTTTCGAACACCCGACGAAGGGGACCTATCCGCTCCGCCAGATCGACCTGTTCCGCCCCGACGGCACCGGCCGGATCCCCCTGACGTCGGGCCCGCCGCTGGACAGCATCGCCGCCCGGTTCTCGCCCGACGGCGGCCGCATTGCGTACGAGGAGCGGCGACACGTAGACGGCCGGGTCCGTCATTTCGCCGTCGTCCGGGACCTGGCCGAGGGGCCGCCGAGGGACCTCTTCGAGTTTAATCAAGTCTACCCGGGGTACGCCGACCTTCGGGCCCACGGCCAGCCCTGCTGGTCCCCCGACGGAGGCTCGGCGGTCTGGATCGTGCCGCGGAAGAGGACGCCGTCCTCGCCCCGGCATCCCGAGCTCGTCTTCGCCCGCGTCGCGACCGGGAAGGTGGACCGGCTCGACCTTTACGACCGCGGGCTGGACTGGGTCCAGGCGATCGACTGGCGATGA
- a CDS encoding FAD-dependent oxidoreductase, producing MPTQGYADHLAFPELTDSEMASLAKMAKVCTFRHGEQVFPTGRRGVPLYVVESGAIAIMDESSAEPTTVVVHGPRAFTGDVSLLTDRPTIIAAYARGETRAFCVSQDDLRHVIQSVPELSDKLLEAFQMRRYLLERGGFVGVRVFGRVGDPDLTRIREFFDKNKVPHTWIDAESPVGRAAMTELEIGEDQLPFVACNRGTRSPRPTVTRLAECLGLKRKIRAEPFDLVIVGAGPAGLAAAVYGASEGLSTLVLDRFGPGGQAGTSSRIENYMGFPAGLTGADLANRGYLQALKFGAELVAPVEVQSMTCEGKAHRLVLDDGQVVRARTVLIATGASYQRLPIEGCERWDGAGVYYSCTSVHARSCKEGRAVVVGGGNSAGQAAMFLAEHTAGVSLLLRGGDLRKNMSDYLARRIESHPKVEVLHHVQIETIDGEPHLKGVTVRCTKDGSRRPLDCSGVFVFIGAQPRTDWLPAEIAVDAKGFILTGADAANSDRWPLSHREPCTVETTCPGVFAAGDVRSNTTKRVAFAVGDGALAVTCAHRVLAEL from the coding sequence GTGCCGACCCAGGGCTATGCCGACCACCTGGCCTTCCCCGAGCTGACCGACTCCGAGATGGCGTCGCTGGCGAAGATGGCGAAGGTCTGCACGTTCCGCCACGGGGAGCAGGTCTTCCCGACCGGCCGGCGCGGGGTGCCGCTCTACGTCGTCGAGTCCGGCGCGATCGCCATCATGGACGAGTCCTCGGCGGAGCCGACCACGGTCGTCGTCCACGGGCCTCGGGCCTTCACCGGCGACGTCTCGCTGCTGACCGACCGGCCGACGATCATCGCGGCCTACGCGCGCGGAGAGACGCGGGCCTTCTGCGTGAGCCAGGACGACCTCCGCCACGTGATCCAGTCGGTCCCGGAGCTCAGCGACAAGCTGCTCGAGGCCTTCCAGATGCGCCGCTACCTGCTGGAGCGGGGGGGCTTCGTCGGGGTCCGGGTGTTCGGCCGCGTGGGCGACCCGGACCTGACCCGGATCCGCGAGTTCTTCGACAAGAACAAGGTCCCTCACACCTGGATCGACGCGGAGAGCCCCGTCGGCAGGGCCGCGATGACCGAGTTGGAGATCGGCGAGGACCAGCTCCCGTTCGTCGCCTGCAACCGGGGCACGCGGTCGCCGCGGCCGACCGTGACGCGGCTGGCCGAGTGCCTGGGCCTGAAGCGGAAGATCCGGGCCGAGCCGTTCGACCTGGTGATCGTCGGCGCGGGGCCGGCGGGGCTGGCGGCGGCGGTGTACGGGGCGTCGGAGGGGCTCTCCACGCTCGTCCTCGATCGGTTCGGGCCCGGCGGACAGGCGGGGACCAGCTCGCGGATCGAGAACTACATGGGATTCCCCGCCGGCCTGACCGGGGCGGACCTCGCCAACCGCGGCTACCTCCAGGCGCTGAAGTTCGGCGCCGAGCTCGTCGCGCCGGTGGAGGTGCAGTCGATGACGTGCGAGGGCAAGGCCCATCGCCTGGTCCTCGACGACGGGCAGGTCGTCCGGGCCCGGACGGTCCTCATCGCGACCGGGGCCAGCTACCAGAGGCTGCCCATAGAGGGCTGCGAGCGGTGGGACGGGGCGGGGGTCTATTACTCGTGCACCTCGGTCCACGCCCGCTCCTGCAAGGAGGGCCGGGCCGTGGTGGTCGGCGGCGGCAACTCGGCGGGCCAGGCCGCGATGTTCCTGGCCGAGCACACGGCCGGCGTCTCGCTCCTGCTGCGGGGCGGCGACCTGCGGAAGAACATGTCCGACTACCTGGCCCGGCGGATCGAGAGCCACCCGAAGGTGGAGGTCCTCCATCACGTCCAGATCGAGACGATCGACGGCGAGCCGCACCTGAAGGGCGTGACGGTCCGGTGCACGAAGGACGGCAGCCGGCGGCCGCTCGACTGCTCGGGCGTGTTCGTGTTCATCGGCGCGCAGCCGAGGACCGACTGGCTGCCGGCGGAGATCGCCGTGGACGCCAAGGGCTTCATCCTCACCGGCGCCGACGCGGCGAACTCCGACCGCTGGCCGCTCTCGCACCGCGAGCCCTGCACCGTGGAGACGACCTGCCCGGGCGTCTTCGCCGCCGGCGACGTGCGGAGCAACACGACCAAGCGCGTGGCGTTCGCCGTCGGCGACGGGGCGCTCGCGGTCACCTGCGCGCACCGCGTCCTCGCGGAGCTCTGA
- a CDS encoding S1/P1 nuclease, which produces MNRARWSPALVLAAAVLACPPGALAWNPKGHRVVATIAYRQLDEPTRQKVAAILRQHPAYRKLWLDRATNGKDEVLNLFWNAATFPDDARQDPWKTYGVSKAHYVNYRILAEQGNKVEPPLKDVNIIDSYEEHLARIRDAGVGDEDRAVDLSWVFHQAGDIHMPLHAVARFSKALPEGDRGGNAVKIPNPRSTNDRFNNLHGYWDDLLGSDEDAGLATQLADELVAGHPPAEFADALKKTTIRDWAEESVQLALSTVYNGLDPEMPNVAAAPDGYDAAAERLARRQVALAGYRLAEELKRLFPGP; this is translated from the coding sequence ATGAACCGAGCCCGTTGGAGCCCCGCGCTGGTCCTCGCCGCCGCCGTCCTTGCCTGCCCTCCGGGGGCGCTGGCGTGGAATCCCAAGGGGCATCGGGTGGTGGCGACGATCGCGTACAGGCAGCTGGACGAGCCCACGCGGCAGAAGGTCGCGGCGATTTTGAGGCAGCACCCGGCCTACCGGAAGCTCTGGCTCGACCGGGCGACGAACGGGAAGGATGAGGTCCTCAACCTGTTCTGGAACGCCGCGACCTTCCCGGACGACGCCCGCCAGGACCCGTGGAAGACGTACGGGGTTAGCAAGGCCCATTACGTGAACTACCGGATCCTGGCCGAGCAGGGGAACAAGGTCGAGCCGCCACTGAAAGATGTGAATATCATCGATTCTTACGAGGAGCACCTGGCGAGGATCCGCGACGCCGGGGTAGGCGATGAGGACAGGGCCGTGGACCTCTCCTGGGTCTTCCACCAGGCGGGCGACATCCACATGCCGCTGCACGCCGTCGCGCGCTTCTCGAAGGCGCTGCCGGAGGGGGACCGCGGCGGGAACGCGGTGAAGATCCCCAACCCGCGATCCACCAATGATCGTTTCAACAACCTCCACGGCTACTGGGATGATCTGCTGGGCAGCGACGAGGACGCCGGCCTCGCGACGCAGCTCGCGGACGAGCTCGTCGCCGGGCATCCCCCGGCGGAGTTCGCCGACGCGCTGAAGAAGACGACCATCCGCGACTGGGCGGAGGAGAGCGTGCAACTCGCCCTGTCGACCGTCTACAACGGCCTGGACCCGGAGATGCCGAACGTCGCCGCCGCCCCCGACGGCTACGACGCCGCGGCGGAGAGGCTCGCCCGCAGGCAGGTCGCTTTGGCCGGCTATCGCCTGGCGGAGGAGCTGAAGCGGCTGTTCCCCGGGCCCTGA
- a CDS encoding methyltransferase, which produces MMKPDPATVVALQNLIVGKWLSQALSVAAKLGIADLLGEGPRVCDDLAQQSGADPSSLYRVLRALAGVGVFKEVESRRFELTPMAGLLRSGVPGSLRAVAIMAGEDWTWRPWGKLEHSVRTGERGFDAVFGMPPFEYLPANPEAAAVFDAAMTGWSMHNAAAVAQAYDFSGIGTLMDVGGGHGFLLATILKANPSLRGVLFEMPTVCEGARSLLAAEGLSDRTRVAAGSFFEPIGERADACILKSVIHDWDDAQSTTILRHCREAVGPRGRVLLAEMVIPPGNGPDFGKLLDLEMLVVAGGRERTEAEYRGLLAGAGLRMTRVVRTASPSCVIESVVA; this is translated from the coding sequence ATGATGAAGCCGGACCCCGCAACGGTGGTGGCCCTTCAGAACCTGATCGTCGGCAAGTGGCTGTCTCAGGCGCTCAGCGTCGCGGCCAAGCTCGGGATCGCGGACCTGCTGGGCGAAGGCCCTCGCGTCTGCGACGACCTGGCCCAGCAGTCCGGAGCCGACCCGTCGAGCCTCTACCGCGTGCTCCGGGCCCTGGCCGGCGTGGGCGTCTTCAAGGAGGTGGAGTCCCGCCGCTTCGAGCTCACTCCGATGGCGGGGCTCCTTCGGTCCGGCGTCCCGGGGTCGCTCCGGGCCGTGGCGATCATGGCCGGAGAGGACTGGACGTGGCGGCCCTGGGGCAAGCTGGAGCATAGCGTGCGGACCGGGGAGCGGGGCTTCGACGCCGTCTTCGGCATGCCTCCGTTCGAATATCTCCCCGCGAACCCGGAGGCGGCCGCGGTCTTCGACGCCGCCATGACGGGTTGGTCGATGCACAACGCGGCGGCCGTCGCGCAGGCCTACGACTTCTCCGGGATCGGGACGCTGATGGACGTCGGCGGCGGGCACGGGTTCCTGCTCGCGACGATCCTCAAGGCCAACCCCTCGCTCCGCGGCGTCCTCTTCGAGATGCCGACCGTCTGCGAGGGGGCGAGGTCCCTCCTGGCGGCCGAGGGCCTGTCCGACCGCACCCGCGTCGCGGCCGGCAGCTTCTTCGAGCCGATCGGCGAGCGGGCCGACGCGTGCATCCTCAAGAGCGTCATCCACGACTGGGACGACGCGCAGTCCACGACGATCCTCCGCCACTGCCGCGAGGCGGTCGGCCCCCGCGGCCGCGTGCTGCTCGCCGAGATGGTGATCCCGCCGGGCAACGGCCCGGACTTCGGCAAGCTCCTGGACCTGGAGATGCTCGTCGTGGCCGGCGGCCGGGAGCGCACCGAGGCCGAGTACCGCGGGCTCCTCGCCGGCGCCGGCCTCCGCATGACGCGGGTCGTCCGCACCGCCTCGCCCTCCTGCGTGATCGAGTCCGTGGTCGCGTGA
- a CDS encoding alkaline phosphatase family protein: protein MKKVIVIGLDGLEPSIVDSMLARGELPNLARLRERGGVSRVATTTPAQTPVAWSTFATGLNPGGHGIFDFIKRDPKTYLPDLSLNRYESRGAFLPPKAVNLRGGTPVWELLGAAGVGSTILRCPGTYPPDALRGRMLAGMGVPDLRGGLGTTTFYTCDPAAAPRESENVVHLRPAADGTIETHVIGPRNPKDRTDLRFPFTIRPEPAARRVIIRSAGSPAELALREGEWSDWLYVKFKLGLLQSIRGMVRLHLVRVEPTVELYASPVNFDPEAPLFPISHPPAFAGDLAAAIGTYHTTGMVEDHTGLVNERLTEEAFLDQCDLAWREREAMMLLELERFDQGLFYCLYDTTDRVQHLFWRYGEPDHPANKGRTPDPRFANVIADVYRRGDEVVGKALNYADDETLVIVLSDHGFGSFRRGVNVNTILHDMGLMALRDGARPGPDCRDFFHDVDWSRTKAYALGLGGIYLNLDGREGQGVVKPAEADSVRSAIVERLRGLVDPAHDATAINEVRTREQAYSGAHLGDAPDLLVDFAPGYRTSWGTSLGGLPEGHFEDNTKKWSGDHIIDPLLVPGVLLMNRPFRGESANLLDLAPTILAALGVPKGPAMEGKSLLP, encoded by the coding sequence TTGAAGAAGGTCATCGTGATCGGCCTGGACGGCCTGGAGCCGTCGATCGTGGACTCCATGCTCGCGCGGGGCGAGCTGCCGAACCTCGCGAGGCTGCGCGAGCGGGGGGGCGTCTCCCGAGTCGCCACGACCACGCCGGCCCAGACGCCCGTGGCGTGGTCCACCTTCGCGACCGGGCTCAATCCCGGCGGGCACGGGATCTTCGACTTCATCAAGCGGGATCCCAAGACCTACCTGCCGGACCTCTCGTTGAACCGCTACGAGTCGCGGGGCGCCTTCCTGCCCCCGAAGGCCGTGAACCTCCGCGGCGGGACGCCCGTCTGGGAGCTCCTCGGCGCCGCGGGGGTCGGCTCGACGATCCTGCGCTGTCCGGGCACGTATCCGCCGGATGCGCTCCGCGGCCGGATGCTCGCCGGCATGGGCGTGCCGGACCTGCGGGGCGGGCTCGGGACGACGACCTTCTACACCTGCGACCCCGCCGCCGCCCCGCGCGAGAGCGAGAACGTCGTCCACCTCAGGCCGGCCGCCGACGGGACGATCGAGACCCACGTCATCGGCCCCCGCAATCCGAAGGACCGCACCGACCTCCGGTTCCCGTTCACGATCCGCCCCGAGCCCGCCGCGCGGAGGGTCATCATCCGCTCCGCCGGCTCGCCGGCCGAGCTCGCCCTCCGCGAGGGGGAGTGGAGCGACTGGCTGTACGTGAAGTTCAAGCTCGGCCTGCTCCAGTCCATCCGCGGCATGGTCCGCCTGCACCTGGTCCGCGTCGAGCCGACGGTGGAGCTGTACGCCTCGCCGGTGAACTTCGACCCCGAGGCGCCCCTGTTCCCGATCAGCCACCCGCCGGCCTTCGCCGGGGACCTCGCCGCGGCGATCGGCACGTACCACACGACCGGGATGGTCGAGGACCACACCGGACTCGTGAACGAGCGGCTCACCGAGGAGGCCTTCCTCGACCAGTGCGACCTCGCCTGGCGCGAGCGCGAGGCGATGATGCTCCTGGAGCTGGAGCGGTTCGACCAGGGGCTCTTCTACTGCCTGTACGACACGACGGACCGCGTCCAGCACCTGTTCTGGCGCTACGGCGAGCCCGACCACCCGGCCAACAAGGGCAGGACGCCCGATCCCCGGTTCGCGAACGTCATCGCCGACGTCTACCGCCGCGGCGACGAGGTCGTCGGCAAGGCGCTGAACTATGCGGACGACGAGACGCTCGTGATCGTCCTGTCGGACCACGGCTTCGGAAGCTTCCGGCGCGGCGTGAACGTCAACACGATCCTCCACGATATGGGCCTCATGGCCCTCCGCGACGGCGCCCGGCCCGGCCCCGACTGCCGGGACTTCTTCCACGACGTGGACTGGTCGCGGACGAAGGCCTACGCGCTCGGGCTGGGCGGCATCTACCTGAACCTGGATGGCCGCGAGGGCCAGGGCGTGGTGAAGCCAGCCGAGGCCGATTCCGTCCGTTCGGCCATCGTCGAGCGCCTCCGCGGCCTCGTCGATCCCGCCCATGACGCGACGGCCATCAATGAGGTTCGTACCCGCGAGCAGGCCTACTCCGGCGCCCACCTGGGCGACGCCCCGGACCTCCTGGTGGACTTCGCCCCCGGCTACCGGACCTCGTGGGGCACGTCGCTGGGGGGGCTCCCCGAGGGCCACTTCGAGGACAACACCAAGAAGTGGAGCGGCGACCACATCATCGACCCGCTCCTCGTCCCGGGCGTTCTCCTCATGAACCGCCCGTTCCGCGGCGAGTCCGCCAACCTCCTGGACCTCGCCCCGACCATCCTCGCCGCCCTCGGCGTCCCGAAGGGCCCGGCGATGGAGGGGAAGTCGCTGCTGCCGTGA